In a single window of the Xylanimonas protaetiae genome:
- a CDS encoding peptidase inhibitor family I36 protein has protein sequence MSTIKRPLLRTTVAACIAAAGVVLSTAPAQAAYTDCASGYACMWQSTSYSGSPNSSFSMEVKLSTSRNKINSIVNNGTKKMAYFYDNLDYSGAVVFLGNPVIGGQWRDPNLSNGTDATPIAFANRIESARFQ, from the coding sequence ATGAGCACCATCAAGAGACCGCTGCTCCGCACGACCGTGGCGGCTTGCATCGCAGCCGCCGGAGTCGTGCTGAGCACCGCGCCGGCACAGGCGGCGTACACCGACTGCGCCAGCGGGTACGCGTGCATGTGGCAGTCGACGAGCTACTCCGGAAGCCCCAACTCGTCGTTCTCGATGGAAGTCAAACTCTCCACCTCCCGCAACAAGATCAACTCCATCGTCAACAACGGCACCAAGAAGATGGCGTACTTCTACGACAACTTGGACTACAGCGGAGCCGTCGTCTTCCTGGGCAACCCGGTGATCGGGGGCCAGTGGCGGGATCCGAACCTCTCGAACGGGACGGACGCGACCCCGATCGCGTTCGCCAACCGGATCGAGTCTGCCCGGTTCCAGTAG
- a CDS encoding RNA polymerase sigma factor, with the protein MYSCLHGYVLRQVGPNDVDDVVSEALTVAWRRWGDRPPTGDRCRAWVFGIAHKKVLELYRARDRDRCVVDAVAAQPPGASAAVDDVVATDRVQRWLGELPVHERASVYLVAICGFTLAEVGMILGHPTSTISARVTRALRRMRPLADTEMASGDTEMALVNTQMEGSGRGLGR; encoded by the coding sequence GTGTACTCCTGTCTTCACGGGTACGTGCTGCGCCAGGTCGGCCCGAACGATGTCGACGACGTCGTCTCTGAGGCACTCACGGTGGCGTGGCGTCGCTGGGGCGACCGCCCGCCAACGGGGGACCGGTGCCGGGCGTGGGTGTTCGGGATCGCCCACAAGAAGGTCCTCGAGTTGTACCGCGCCCGCGACCGGGACCGGTGCGTCGTGGATGCCGTCGCGGCCCAGCCGCCTGGCGCGTCTGCGGCCGTCGACGACGTCGTGGCCACGGACCGGGTGCAGCGCTGGCTCGGCGAGTTGCCAGTGCATGAACGGGCGTCGGTGTACCTGGTGGCGATCTGCGGGTTCACCCTCGCCGAGGTGGGGATGATCCTGGGGCACCCGACCTCGACGATCAGTGCGCGGGTCACCCGCGCGCTGCGGCGGATGCGCCCGCTCGCCGACACCGAGATGGCATCCGGCGACACCGAGATGGCGCTGGTCAACACGCAGATGGAAGGGAGCGGTCGTGGCCTCGGACGATGA